The following coding sequences lie in one Terriglobales bacterium genomic window:
- a CDS encoding alkaline phosphatase family protein: protein MAKSAGRDLALSLSLANLCFFETWHRMLFADPFFMPAWSGRDLAALTLNVLLLAALFWIAMSAARRSPSRLLGTVRSVLPLLALLVFAELAILRYQQPLRAAWAAPEGPLLSAILALVAVYSVVRWRRPVLAAAEVFALSLVAFLPVTFGQAAWRHINSSDAAETHPVPAPGATAASSRRVVWIVFDEMDARPAFLARPAGLSLPNLDRLRAEALYAPGARQAGLQTVSAFTSIIAGRPVYAARPEGSGELLVSFQPDTEPREPFTRQSNLFSKAIAAGFTTAVVGWYFPYCRVLEPALTRCAWQPMDAPPRAANPAFAAIVAEQWRSLLPLEKRRNHRAQYQALMRSALESAADPSLGLVLIHLPVPHEPAIYDRSAGEFTLLSFRKDWYADNLALADRALGELRAAMERAGTWETSTVLVTADHSLRYYADFNTETDSRIPFLLKPAGPSQPLTYSPEFSALATHELLLAVLRGEITDTASAARWLDAHAAGNRSEGSGRAGL from the coding sequence GAAGTCCGCTGGGCGCGACCTGGCGCTTTCCCTGTCGCTGGCTAACCTCTGCTTCTTCGAGACCTGGCACCGCATGCTCTTCGCCGATCCCTTCTTCATGCCGGCGTGGTCCGGCCGCGACCTGGCCGCGCTCACGCTCAACGTCCTGCTGCTGGCGGCGCTCTTCTGGATCGCCATGTCCGCGGCCCGCCGGTCTCCATCGCGCCTGCTCGGAACCGTGCGCAGCGTGCTGCCTCTGCTCGCTCTGCTGGTCTTCGCCGAACTGGCGATTCTGCGCTACCAGCAACCGCTCCGTGCCGCGTGGGCAGCGCCGGAGGGTCCACTTCTGTCCGCGATTCTGGCGCTGGTGGCCGTATATTCCGTCGTTCGATGGCGCCGTCCCGTGCTGGCCGCCGCCGAAGTCTTCGCGCTCTCGCTGGTGGCGTTCCTGCCGGTGACCTTCGGGCAGGCGGCCTGGCGCCACATCAACTCGTCTGACGCAGCCGAAACGCACCCTGTTCCCGCGCCGGGCGCCACCGCAGCCAGCAGCCGCCGCGTAGTCTGGATCGTCTTCGATGAAATGGACGCCCGGCCGGCCTTCCTGGCGCGTCCCGCCGGCCTCAGCCTGCCCAACCTGGACCGACTGCGCGCGGAGGCTCTCTACGCCCCGGGAGCCCGGCAGGCCGGCCTGCAAACCGTGTCTGCCTTCACCTCCATCATTGCCGGACGCCCGGTCTACGCTGCGCGGCCGGAGGGCTCAGGCGAACTGCTGGTCAGCTTCCAGCCGGACACCGAGCCCCGCGAGCCCTTCACCCGGCAGTCCAACCTGTTCTCGAAGGCCATCGCGGCGGGCTTCACCACGGCAGTAGTGGGCTGGTACTTTCCGTACTGCCGGGTGTTGGAGCCGGCGCTGACCCGTTGCGCCTGGCAGCCTATGGACGCTCCACCCCGCGCCGCCAACCCCGCCTTCGCCGCCATCGTGGCCGAGCAGTGGCGCAGCCTGCTGCCGCTTGAAAAGCGCAGAAACCATCGCGCCCAATACCAGGCCCTCATGCGCAGCGCCCTGGAGTCCGCCGCTGACCCGTCGCTGGGACTGGTCCTCATCCACCTGCCCGTGCCCCATGAGCCGGCCATCTACGACCGTAGTGCGGGTGAATTCACGTTGCTCTCGTTTCGGAAGGACTGGTACGCGGACAACCTCGCACTCGCCGACCGCGCGCTGGGTGAACTGCGCGCCGCCATGGAGCGCGCCGGCACGTGGGAGACCAGCACGGTGCTTGTTACTGCCGACCACTCCCTGCGCTACTACGCTGACTTCAATACCGAAACCGACTCCCGGATTCCCTTCCTCCTGAAGCCGGCCGGGCCGTCGCAGCCGCTGACCTATTCACCGGAGTTCAGCGCACTGGCCACACATGAGCTGCTGCTGGCCGTGCTGCGCGGC